The Candidatus Deferrimicrobium sp. DNA segment GGGGAAAGGGAAAGGACTGGCGCAGGGGGAGGCAGGCGTAGCGATCCCGGCTGTGGCCGCCGGTGACGAGGAACCCGAGACGGACGATGTCGGAGCCCTGGCCGGGGGCGGTACGGACGCCGGCGAACCGGACGCCGGGGAACCGGTCGCCGAACCGGAGTACATGAACGAGGCGGAGGAGGACGAGGAAGAGGCCCTCCCCGAGGAGGGGACCGGCGCGAAGAAGGTGATGTTGATCGACGGCCTACACTCCGAGGAGAACCGGGTCGCGATCGTCGCCGAAGGGAACCTCGACTACTACGAGGTCGAGAACCAGCGCCGGAAGGCATTCAAGGGGAACATCTACAAGGCGAAGGTCGTCAACATCGCCCACGCCATCGAAGCGGCGTTCGTCGAGTTCGGCGGCGGCCGCCACGGCTTCATGCCGCTGAACGAGTATTGCGCCGGCGCCCTGATGGAGCACCTCGGGACGTGGAACGAGGGGGACAAGCGTCCTCCGCTGCGCCCCGGCATGGAGATCCTCGTCCAGGTGACGAAGGAGGAGTCGGCGATCAAGGGGGCCGCGGTCACCTCGTACATCAGCATCGCCGGCCGCTACATGGTGATGATGCTCGGGATTGCGCGGATACGGCGGCGCGTACGGCTCCCAGATGTTGTGCACCACCGCCGCGGACCACGGCGCGTCGGCACCGTGGCAGACGGTGCAGGTCTCGACCGAGCTCGCACCGAACGGATCGGCCGGATTGCCCATCACCGTCATCGCCGTCCCGTGCGCCTGGGCGTCGTCGCCGTCGTGGCAGGCGAGGC contains these protein-coding regions:
- a CDS encoding multiheme c-type cytochrome, with protein sequence MGAGFSNQGGTSQSGWSGFGAGPISRRVHGLHFGRYLSQPEQIYSGGNPFAETIFPQDVRNCVTCHSETDDWNAKPSRLACLACHDGDDAQAHGTAMTVMGNPADPFGASSVETCTVCHGADAPWSAAVVHNIWEPYAPPYPRNPEHHHHVAAGDADVRGDRGPLDRRLLLRHLDEDLHAGAQRRTLVPLVPRPEVLHQGAGAILVQRHEAVAAAAELDERRFDGVGDVDDLRLVDVPLECLPALVLDLVVVEVPFGDDRDPVLLGV